Proteins from a single region of Raphanus sativus cultivar WK10039 unplaced genomic scaffold, ASM80110v3 Scaffold2008, whole genome shotgun sequence:
- the LOC108830602 gene encoding uncharacterized protein LOC108830602, with translation MSIKHFWFLMVVVGFVVSANAQLPQFPIPFPFPLPFQPSPGIPGLPDIAKCWSSVMNVPGCIIEIYTSLLTGKFGHIGPACCKSFFEAEANCLPKVPIYPLFPLKEQCSRVGSAAPPTTKYI, from the coding sequence ATGTCTATTAAACATTTCTGGTTCCTAATGGTGGTTGTGGGTTTTGTAGTCTCTGCCAATGCTCAACTACCTCAGTTTCCAATCCCATTTCCTTTTCCACTCCCATTCCAACCAAGTCCCGGTATTCCAGGATTACCTGATATAGCAAAATGTTGGTCTTCAGTGATGAATGTTCCAGGATGCATTATAGAGATTTATACATCTTTACTCACAGGAAAATTTGGACATATAGGCCCCGCTTGTTGCAAATCATTTTTTGAAGCCGAAGCAAATTGCTTGCCGAAAGTTCCAATCTATCCACTTTTTCCTCTCAAAGAACAATGTTCAAGAGTTGGTAGCGCAGCTCCTCCTaccacaaaatatatttaa